ATATGTTTTGGAAAGGATGGTACACAGCACTGGTATTTTAGTATACCTGCTGTTTGCATAAGGAAATAATTTACAGTATTTTAATAAATCAGTGGAAGAATATAGAAAACTTCTACatgataaaaattagaaaaacattaaatttgtAGTCTGTGGCATTCTCAAGTCTGGGAACTTTGGGTTAACCTATGTAATTTCTAGACATGCATATTTGTTGAGATAAGAAATCAGTGAGAAGGAACCTTAGAACTGTACTTtatttggggcacccgggtggctcagtcagttaagtgtgggactcttgatttgggctcaggtcatggtccttgGTCATGGGACCGAGTCCTGTGTGGgtctcctggctcagtggggagtcggcttgagatttctctccctatccctctgccctcacaccccacccccacaagctctctctctctctaaaaatacataaatctttaaaaaactgtacTTTATTCTGTGATGCAGTTTAAAATCTGCAAAGAATTAGAATGCGCTACAATCATTAAATACAAATATGCCCTACACCTGGCATCTTCTGGTTACAGATAACGTCTTCACTTTTCAAAATCAGCATCTACTTGAATGTTTGCACCTATGCATGTGTTGGTACAATCCTGCTTTATTACTAGAGTCTAAGATTTGTACTTGGAAAATCAATTCAACataaaaattgtttgaaattttaaaattcatttctcagGGATGTATTcttcttaataatttttcttaatgaaatgcAGGTCTATGGGTCTCAAATTCTTGAGTGTGTGTTGTGTAATGGAAGGCCTGCCCTCTTCATTTTTCGCATCTGATTTACTGAAGATAAATTTCAGATGCTTCTCCTTAAGATTTTCAGTCTTTCAAATATTGTACTTTCAACAGCCTCATCAGCTGCAAAGTGTGACTAAATGGGAGAAATGGCAATTAAATACTATGATGGGGTGGCAGGCTGCATTACCTGACCAAACAAATGGTTTATTGTTACATGTGGGAACCTATGAGcacttgatttttgttttttaaataattacttcaggGGGAtccaatatttatatattgaaggGGATCcaattatatttatatagagaTAATTTTGATTGCAGTATAAAAAGTGGAGATTCACTGAATAGTGAATGCATCCAAAGAGTGATGAGAATCTGTATGATGGAGACTGATATGATTCacttttccattatattttataacaatttttttcattacattttaaagaaaagtttatacattttggatatatgTCCCAAGTTAACTTTTTCATGCAATGGAAAATACCTCTTAAACCTCCAAAAACTTCAATCGACTTTATGTAATAAAATGCTTGATACAACactatatattatactatatatactgtataatcatttaaatatttgaatcttTAGTTTCATATGTGCTCTGAAAAGATAACTCTACTGTACTAATTTAAGTGTTCACACCTTTTTGCAAAGGCACTTGTTCAGTCATGTTTTGGGGCAAAGCCTTGAGTCTATGTTTTTTATGTTTGTATGAAGTAGAGATGTCAGTGAGTTTCTGTCTAGAATCGTGAATACActgagtagtttttttttttatgaagattCCTagtttggaaatgaaattaaaactgtGAGGcattggggcacatgggtggctctttcagttaagcatctgccttcagctcccatcgtgatcccagggtcctgggatcgagtcctgcatagggctccctgggagcctgctctccctctgcctgctgctccccttgtttgtgctctatctctctctttgacaaataagtaaaatctttttttaaaaaaaaacctgtaagacACCTATCAGAAACATGAAACTTGACACGCTTATTGACAAGGGAAGAATGTCAATAAAAAAGGGTTGGGATGATCTGATAGTAACCTGGGGACAACATAGATTACTTTCTttagaatatataattataaggACTCATACTTCATCCCCAAAATTCAAATAACTCACCACTGCTAAGTGACTTGAGAAGAAACAGTACAATTAAAGACAATGGTAATGTAGTGtagacaaaataaaatcagtgggATGGTTTTTAAATCATGGCCATTAAAAGTAGACacttgaaaatgaaggaaaagagtgTTTCTTGCTTCTTACCGCACTTCCGTTTTATAAGGACAACCAATCTCTTTGTGTACCTATCTATTGGGGGGGTAAGGTGATAATGATAATATAGAAGGAAGTGAAACACTGGAGAAAACTAAGAGCTATGagatttctaatatttataagttagaagaaaagaaataagtggAATAACCATACATAGCAAGCTgatatttctagaattttcataTTACACTTtctgccatcaccaccaccactactttCATTTGTGTAATTTTCTACATATCATTTCATCTGGCCTTCAGTTTTACTAAGGAACACACGGAAGAAGTTATTATGaccattttatgaaaataaaaaccacaatgatgcCAATAAACATCTTCAAGCAAGTTACCTCTGCTCTTTGAGGGGTAAAAATCACTTGATTTAGATGGATAAAGATCAAGTTCAAATAAAATGACTGCCAGATTGAAGATACAGTAAATATCTAAAATGTTAAAATccttgtaaaatgggaagaatgagtATTTGCATCAGGACACAGAATTTTAACGCATTCCTTATTTGGAGCTCATTTAGTAACGTCTACTGCAGTTCTGCAGCCGAGACGCGGGGTGCCGCTGTTGGCTAGTACTGGGCGTAGTATCAGCTTCTCCCGACGCAAAGcaatcactcacacacacacacacacacacacacacacacacacacacacccgcccccgcccccggaaCCTCGGTAACGGGACTTTCTCTCCAGTTCTCTGCCGCCGAGATATCTGTCAGAGAATCTGTCTGCCAAGACAAATCAAGGACTTGCTCCTGCTTGGGATCATTTAGCGATCGTAGCTCTTCGGAATCCTTAAGGCAAAGTCGCAGAAAGGGAGATGGGAGATCTCTTGGGACAGAAGGGCCCGACTGGGCGGAGACGAATGCGGTTTCTCTTTTTGCTGTCTTTGGTCGGCCCGGTGCTCCCGGAGCAGATCCGCTACACTATTCCTGAGGAGCTGGCCGTGGGCTCGCTGGTGGGGAACCTCCCCAAGGATCTGGGGCTTGGCGTTCAAGATTTGCCCACCCGAAACCTGCGGATTAGCGCACGGAAGAAATTCTTTACAGTGAGTACTGAGAACGGGGACTTACTTGTGAGCGACCGTATAGACCGAGAGCAGATTTGTGGCAAGAAGTCATCGTGTGTCCTAGAATTCGAAATGGTCGCTGAAAAGCCTTTGAACTTCTTTCATATAAGTGTGGTAATTCAGGATATCAATGACAACCCACCGACCTTTAGCCAAAATATCACTGAACTGGAAATCAGTGAACTGGCCCTAACTGGGGCCACTTTTTCCCTGGAATCCGCACAAGATTCAGATGTAGGTGTCAATTCCCTGCAGCAGTACTACCTCAACCCCAACCCGCACTTCTCTTTGATTCAGAAGGAGAACCCAGATGGCAGTAGGTACCCAGAACTGGTAGTGAAGACTCCCCTGGACAGGGAAGAGCAGTCCTGCCACCATCTGGTCCTCACCGCTGTTGACGGGGGGGACCCATCCAGAAGCTCCTCTACCCAGATAAGGGTGCTTGTGGCAGATGCAAATGATAACCCACCAGTGTTTACCCAGGATGTATACAGGGCCAGTGTTCGAGAGAACCTGCCCATGGGCTCCTCTGTACTAAGTGTGATGGCCACTGACTTGGATGAGGGGGTCAATGCTGAGATCACATACGCTTTCATCAACACTGGTAATGTAGTGAGACAGTTGTTCAAGCTGGACAGTAAAACAGGGGTACTCACCACTGGTGGAGAACTGgactttgaagagagagagagctacacAATTGGGGTGGAAGCAAAGGATGGTGGCCGGCACACCGCACACTGTAAAATACAAATAGATATTTTGGATGAAAATGACAACGCTCCTGAGGTGACCCTGGATTCTGAATCTAAACAGATTCAAGAAGATGCTGAGCTGGGGACTGTTGTTGCCCTGATCAAAACACATGACCTAGATTCTGGATTTAATGGGGAAGTTTTCTGTCAACTACAAGGAAAGTTCCCATTTAAAATAGTTCAAGatacaaaaaatacatacatgttgGTCACAGATGGAGTCCTAGATCGAGAACAGATTCCAGAATACAATATCACCATCACAGTCACAGATAGGGGAAAGCCGCCTCTCTCTTCCAACAGAAGTGTCCTCTTGAACATCATCGATGTCAACGACAACGCGCCTGTTTTCGGACAGGCTTTCTGTTTGGTCCATGTGGCTGAGAACAACCCCCCTGGAGCCTCCATTGCCCAAGTCAGTGCCTCCGACCCCGACCTGGGGCCCAACGGCCGCGTCTCCTACTCCATCGTGGCCAGCGACCTGGAGCCACGGGCGCTGGCGTCCTACGTGTCCGTGAGCGCGCAGAGCGGCGTGGTGTTCGCGCAGCGCGCCTTCGACCACGAGCAGCTGCGCGCCTTCGAGCTGACCCTGCAGGCCCGCGACCAGGGCTCGCCCGCGCTCAGCGCCAACGTGAGCCTGCGCGTGTTGGTGGACGACCGCAACGACAACGCGCCGCGGGTGCTGTACCCGGCGCTGGGGCCCGACGGCTCGGCGCTCTTCGACACGGTGCCGCGCGCCGCGCAGCCTGGCTACCTGGTCACCAAGGTGGTGGCGGTGGACGCCGACTCGGGACACAATGCCTGGCTGTCGTACCACGTGCTGCAGGCCAGCGAGCCGGGACTCTTCAGCCTGGGGCTGCGCACGGGCGAGGTGCGCACGGCGCGTGCTTTGGGCGACAGGGACGCGGCCCGCCAGCGCCTGCTGGTCGCTGTGCGGGATGGGGGACGGCCGCCCCTCTCGGCCACAGCCACGCTGCTCCTGGTTTTCGCTGACAGCTTACAGGAGGTGCTTCCGGATGTCAGCGACCGGCCGGCACCCTCTGACCCCCAGGCAGAGCTGCAGTTTTACCTGGTGGTGGCTTTGGCCTTGATTTCCGTGCTCTTCCTCCTCGCGGTGATTCTGGCGGTTGCCCTGCGCCTGGGACGCTCCTCCAGCCCCGCTGCCTGGGGCTGCTTTCAGACCAATGTGTGCTCCAAGACTGAATCTGGTGTTCTCCCCAACTTTATCGAAGGGACTCTGCCTTATTCTTACAATCTATGTGCTGCCTCACATTCCTCAAAGACTGAGTTTAAATTTCTCAATATAAAGCCTGATAATGTTCCACCACAAGATCTTCTGTGTAATGAAGCCTCTTGGTTTGAAAGTACCAGTGATGAAGATCCCCAAATGACTTCTAATTCAGTCAGTTCGCAACAGGTGAGTTGCTTCAAAACCCTTTATTTCCATAATCGTAACTAGATGTCAATAATTATTATAGAAGTAAAACATATACAGGCTAAGTATGTCCtgattttgttgtattttgttgatttttctgggCATCGCTTGGGGGcgtttttagaattttttattcatttatcagtgtTGCAGTCTTTCATGGAAAGTGACCTTGTGATGGTCTTGAAATTTTTGTTAAATCTAAAGCCATATACCGTGAAACATTTTTGATACATTAGTATCACACTGTCATTGGGAAACATATTATCTATATATAATTAAACACAAAGGTAGGCAATTCAGTGGTTTACTTAATTTCAATGTAGTTAATCCTAAACTAtgttttgtatataatatataaatataaatttttgtcATTGTAGCCAATATATTTTCACtgccttttcatgtttttattttttaaacttttttattcatttaagtaatctctacactcaatgggaggctcaaattcatgaccccaagatcaagagttgcagtctctggggaacctgggtggctcagttggttaagcctctgctttcagcttagctcatgatctctgggtcctgggacgGGTCCTGGGAGTGATccctgcttctggctccctgctcagcagggaatctgtttctccctctgcccttcccctctctcatgctgtctctcaagtaaacaaataatatctttagaaaaaataatcttaagaGTTGCAgtctcctctgactgagccagccaagcacctccccttttcattttttaaaaggtatacaGAAGTATTGCCTAAATTAGGTCATTTATTCTGCATGTTAATAAAACAGACAATGACATCTAAAAATGGCAATACTTGTAATTGGCAGTACGTGGATTGGTTCCAAATATGTTGGTGGCAGTGCCCTTACTGAAAATGGGACAAATAGGAAAGACTTTTAACCACAGAGAActaattgagggttgctggaagggaggtggacagggggatggactaaatgggtgatgggcattaaggagggcacttgtgatgagcactgggtgttatatgtaagtgatgaatcactaaattttactcctgaaactaatattatactgtatgttaactaactagaatttaaataagaacttgaatcacaagaaaatgaaaatggggcAAATATAAATGATGGTGGAATGTGAAAATTCAAGATTTACATAAAAGTGTAATCTTATTTCTGTTCTCCAAGGCCCTAAGATCTATAGCACAAAAATGAGTGGTAAATTCCAGGGAACATCTAAACTTATTCAAAATATGTGCTTTAATTCTTTTTGGGGAGAGAAATATTACCAGTGACACCTAAGCTGATTTAGCAGCAATAAGATTCTCTATATGATGGTTTCACAAAAATGGTGCAGTATTAAGTTAGGACTCTAAGTGTCGCTGTTCACTAACCCGGGTAAGGAAGGCAATGACAACTCGAGTTACATCCCCAGCAAAAAGCAGATCAGACACGATAGGTCTCCAGCTGCACAGAAATTCTAATCTAAAACGCTTCTCATCCGATCTTGTTTATGGAGCTTGGCTTCCAATTCTGAGAAGCACAAGAGTGATTGTGAACCCGTTCCCCCTACTTATAATTCCAAGGAAGTCTATAAGGAGCCAGTAATGGCCGCTCTGCAAAAGCGCCGGCGCTACAACGGGAGAGTGGTGCTCTTCATTCTCCTAGGGACTCTGTGGGAGGCCGGGGCCAGGCAGATTCGTTATTCCATTCCTGAGGAGCTAGACAAAGGTTCCTTCGTGGGAAACATCGCCGAGAACCTGGGGCTGGAGCCCCGGGAGCTGGCGGAGCGTGGGGTCCGCATCGTCTCCAGAGGTAGGTCACAGCTTTTTGCTCTGAACCCGCGAAGCGGCAGCTTGGTCACTGCGGACAGGATAGACCGGGAGGAGCTCTGTGCCCAGACTGCACCGTGTCTGGTGAGTTTTAACATCCTCATTGAGGATAAACTGAATCTTTATCCCATTGAAGTAGAAATACTGGACATTAATGACAATACACCCCGATTCTTCAGGGAAGAATTGGAAGTAAAAATTCCGGAAAACGCAGTCCCATCCTCTCGTTTTCCACTAATGGAGGTCTATGACCTGGATGTGGGAATGAACTCTCTTCAGGGCTTCAAACTCAGCGGGAATAGTCACTTCTCAGTGGACGTGCGGAGCGAAGCCAATAGGCCCAAATACCCGGAGCTGGTGTTGGAGCGCCCCCTGGATCGGGAGGGAGAAGCCGTTCACCACCTGGTCCTTACTGCTGTAGATGGTGGTGACCCCATCCGCTCAGGCACTGCGCGAATTCTGGTAATTGTCCTAGATGCGAATGACAATGCTCCAGTGTTTACTCAGCCTGTCTACCGTGTGAGCATTCCTGAAAATCTGCCAGTAGGTACACCAGTATTGACGGTAAATGCTACTGACCAGGATGAAGGAGTCCATGCAGAGGTAACGTATTCCTTCCTGAGGGTAACAGAAAAGATGTCAAAGATTTTCTGCTTGAATATTTCAACTGGAGAAATATCAACTTCTGCAAATCTAGACTATGAAGACTCAAGCTTTTATGAGCTGGATATTGAAGCCAGGGATCGGCCAGGTCTACTCGACAGAGCAAAAGTCTTAATAACTATCTTGGATGTAAATGATAATGTACCAGAAGTGGTAGTTACATCTGGAAGTAGATCAGTTGCTGAAAGTACGCCTCCAGGAACAGTAATCGCTCTTTTTCAAGTATATGATCGAGACTCTGGACCGAACGGCCTGGTAACATGTTCCATCTCAAGAAATATGCCATTTGAACTGGAAAAATCAGTAGACAATTATTATCAATTAGTGACCAATACAGTACTAGATCGAGAACAGGTATCCTTGTACAACATCACTATAACAGCTACAGACAAAGGAATTCCACCTTTGTCTACAGAAACGCTTATCTACCTATATGTGGCAGATATCAACGACAACCCGCCTGCCTTCCCCCAGTCCTCCTATTCTGTCCACATCCCTGAAAACAACCCCAGAGGTGCCTCTATCTTCTCTGTGACTGCACATGACCCGGACAGCCACGAGAATGCTCAAGTCACTTACTCCTTGTCTGAAGACTCTCTCCAGGGGGCTTCCCTATCCTCCTATGTGTCCATCAACTCTGACACCGGCATTCTGTATGCGTTGCACTCCTTCGACTATGAGCAGTTCCGTGACCTGCAGTTGAGAGTGACTGCGCACGACAGCGGGGACCCACCGCTTAGCAGCAATGTGTCCTTGAGTATATACATTGTGGACCAGAATGACAACACACCAGAGATCCTGTACCCCACCCTGCCCACTGACGGTTCCACCGGCGTGGAGCTGGCACCCCGATCCGCAGAGCCCGGCTACCTGGTCACCAAGGTGGTGGCGGTGGACAGAGACTCGGGCCAGAACGCCTGGCTGTCCTACCACCTGCTCAAGGCCAGCGAGCCTGGGCTCTTCGCGGTGGGGCTGCACACGGGCGAGGTGCGCACGGCGCGGGCCCTGCTGGACAGAGACGCGCTCAAGCAGAGCCTGGTGGTGGCGGTGCAGGACCACGGCCAGCCCCCTCTCTCGGCCACCGTCACGCTCACCGTGGCCGTGGCCGACAGCATCCCGGACGTCCTGGCCGATCTGGGCAGCATCAGGACCCCCGGCGACCCAGACGATTCGGACCTCACGCTGTAcctggtggtggcggtggccgCAGTGTCCTGCGTCTTCCTCGCCTTTGTCATCGTGCTGCTGGCGCTCAGGCTGAGGCGCTGGCACGCGTCGCGCCTGCTCCAGGCTTCAGGAGGCGGGCTGGTGGGCGTGCCGGCCTCGCGCTTTGTGGGCGTGGACGGGGTGCGGGCTTTCCTGCAGACCTATTCTCACGAGGTCTCGCTGACCGCGGACTCGCGGGAGAGTCACGTGATCTTCCCCCAGCCCAACTATGCGGACACGCTCATCAGCCAGGAGAGCTGTGGGAAAAGCGAGCCTCTTTTGATTCAGGAAGATTCAGGTTTTTGTAAAGAGGAAGACTCCTTTGTTCAGGTGAggttattccttttattttatttgaacaggaaagtttaaatttttctttgatcaCTGCTTAGTTTTCTTGGTCTTTGCGTTGGGTCAATTTCAGAAGATTCTTTTTTATATCAGTAGAGCTCTATTAAAGCTTAGTATTCTTAGTACTCTCTAATTTCGAGGAAAAAATTCTTAGTGTATGCTGtagattttctttacttttctcctgCTGGCAAGGTCTTTGTGCCTTGGGTTACATACATCTCttgttagggtttggttttagttttggtccccccccccccgaattgTGACATCTCTAAGATTCTTTTGGGGGCTCTTGGGTGGTCCAGTTGGttaaactcttgatttcggctcaggtcataatgtcagGACCCTCATAtccgggtcatgagatccagccctgggctctgtactcagcccCAGTCTGCTTaagtctctccctcctcctccctttgcccctccccgtgctctctctcctctctctctaaaatacataaactcttttaaaaaaagattctctttctaaagaaaaaaaatgcggTCTCTGTTAAAGAAGATCGAGGTCTCAGTTTTTCCACAATGTTAACTAAAAGCAAGTTTTTTCTAAAATAACGGAGATCTGTGAGAGATACTTCCCCCTTTACTACTTAggagtcaaaaattattttcaggaaaaatgaaagtaattCAGACAAGACCTGATCTTTGGTGTTAGAAAACTTGAATAATATTCCTGGAATTATCTGTTATTCATCTCAGGCCAGTCACAGTAtctatagtttttaaattaacatgTAAATTAAAAAGACTTGTCTTACCTACCTCGCACAAATTCTgagaaaatatcataaaataattttattattttcaactgTAAAGCAGtataatgaacaaatatttgttgacatcaccagtgttataatttttaacaGATGTAAGCACCTGATGCTGTATGCCTCCTACAATATCTTCTCCAATCTATGTGCttgatgatatttaaaaatgaaagtgaatttttaaatatgcttattAGTGTCCACTTACAAGGCCATATCCCTAAAAAATAGAGGACTAAATAGTGAATGGGAGAATGAAGGATGAACAGTGTTCAGATAAGAATTGAAATAATTTAGCATATTTAACCCAGATAAAATAAGGCTTCTGTCACGTAGAGAAactctattcaaatatttaaggaaaaggggcgcctgggtggcacagcggttaatcgtctgccttcagctcagggcgtgatcccggcgttccgggatcgagtcccacatcaggctcttccgctatgagcctgcttcttcctctcccactccccctgcttgtgttccctctctcgctggctgtctctctctgtcgaataaataaataaaatctttaaaaaaaaatatttaaggaaaggaGGGTTGTCATTAGAAGAATGATTCATCATGGCCCAAAGGTGTGGATGAAATTGTGGCTTGgtgaataggaaaaaaacccaaaattttgAGTTGTTGAAGTTGTTCTAATGTAAAATGAATTGCCTAGGAGGTAGGAGGTTCTATTATTAGCTCTTTCCAAAAGTAAGCTGATGGCCCTGGACTTAATAGAATACAGAGGATAATAGAATTTGATGAGTTGATGAAGTACATGATAGCCAAGGTCTTTGCCAATCCTGAGTTGGAGGATTCTGTGATCTGATAATGCAATAGATTGGCCACTTATGCTTCTAAATTTGCTATGCACATTTAACgttaaataattgaaaagatCTCTTGAGAATAAATGAGAATCTCCTTTATAACCTGAAATTGTCAGTCTTCTTTAAGATAATACTGACTTGATGCCTTTAAATTAGGTACGAAAGGTAATATATGTTTCTCTAAATCAATATTGTGATATTTACATCTCAGCAGTTATTgtagaattatttatttcaagattCCAAATGTATATGACTAAGAGATTCCGGTCACACACATTTTCAAATCTGATTTGTTTGGATGTTTGTGATATAATCCTTTGATggttttaatcaaaatttaataGTGAataaggtgcctggctggcacaggtgcattcagtttcagctcaggtaatgatctcagggtcttgaggttGGTCCCCAAGTCaaactccacactcagcgcagagtctgcataagactctgtccccctctccctttgtccctacatcctgtgctctctctctctctctctcaaataaataaataaatataaaaagaacttaataGTATGTAATTTTAAAGAACTTGAAACTTGGATATCGGTCATGGGAGTCAGATTGTCTCATACAAGTATTAAGATTTGTTTCATATGGTCTGAGAGTGTAAATGTTATTTCTTATATCACCAGTTCTGGATGATTTAaaccacattttgaaaaaaaataaactacatgcATTTATAAGCAAAGCTCACTAACTGGGTTTTGTGGATAGTAGGCTGGTTTATATTATTCTCTTATCTGCTCACTCACTAACTGGGGGAGTATAGGAtggtttattttattctcttatctGAAGTACCTATGTCCATTTcatttaaagagataaaatacTTTATTGGGAAAGTTATCAGATTTTACTCTCAGTAATATTCATTCATGTGGACTGACCAAGTGTTAAATCGTAGTACTCATGGAATTTGCTAAATTCTGACTGAGGCTCTCTGACTTACATACCATATAGATAATTGTTAATAAGATAAACAGTCTAAGATTTTGAGTATATACTGAATTTTGAAGCATCAGGGGAAAAAGTACCAAATTATTGGGCTAGTTTATCATCTGTGAAAACAACCCATCTGATCAAACTTCTATTGAGGTAGCAGTTGTCAACGGGAAGGAGTAAAATTTCAGAGAGCGATAGAAAATACCTGCATCTTTGCCTGGGAATTAAAACCCAAACAGAACTCCAAACAAATGTCTTCTCATTAGAAAAAAGTTCcataaagaaatgagagaagattgggtcagttaagcatctgccttcagctcgggtcatgatcccagggttgtgggatggagcccttccttgtgctccctgctcagcaggggagcctgcttctccctcttcctctgcctgccactccccctgcttgtgctctgtctcttgtcaaataaatacatagaatctttaaaagagagaaagaaaggagagaagatgaATAACTTAATGTCTGGGAAGTCAGTTAGACTTTCCACAGAATTTTTTTCCATAGAATTTGTTTATGCAAGTACAAAAATGAAGGTCGATTCTTCCCAATAAGTCaatcaataaaaatgtacttCCTTTAAAACTGTAAacttatttcaattttatatagTAAGCTTATGTTATATTTAATGTATCTTAGTGATCTAGTAGagatctttaatatttaaatttatgttgTAGAATAACATAGAAAACTTGATTGCTAGAGATAATACAGCCAGTTACTCCCTAATGTATGCTTTATGTTCAGAGTATGTTCATCATCTTATTTATCTAGATCTTAGTTAATTAGCTCCAAAGAAGTTATCCAGAGACCTCTTTTAAAATAgtagaataggggcacctgggtggcgcagtcgttaagcgtcttccttcggctcagggcgtgatcccggcgttgtgggatcgagccccacatcaggctcctccgctatgaacctgcttcttcctctcccactccccctgcttgtgttccctctctcgctggctgtctctatctctgtcacataaataaataaaatctttaaaataaaataaaataaaataaaatagtagaatAAGAAACAAATGTGAAGATGACCCTATGAATTTTGAAGTGTTAGGTAGAAAAAGATCACGAC
This Ursus arctos isolate Adak ecotype North America unplaced genomic scaffold, UrsArc2.0 scaffold_5, whole genome shotgun sequence DNA region includes the following protein-coding sequences:
- the LOC113255376 gene encoding protocadherin gamma-B3 isoform X14, encoding MGDLLGQKGPTGRRRMRFLFLLSLVGPVLPEQIRYTIPEELAVGSLVGNLPKDLGLGVQDLPTRNLRISARKKFFTVSTENGDLLVSDRIDREQICGKKSSCVLEFEMVAEKPLNFFHISVVIQDINDNPPTFSQNITELEISELALTGATFSLESAQDSDVGVNSLQQYYLNPNPHFSLIQKENPDGSRYPELVVKTPLDREEQSCHHLVLTAVDGGDPSRSSSTQIRVLVADANDNPPVFTQDVYRASVRENLPMGSSVLSVMATDLDEGVNAEITYAFINTGNVVRQLFKLDSKTGVLTTGGELDFEERESYTIGVEAKDGGRHTAHCKIQIDILDENDNAPEVTLDSESKQIQEDAELGTVVALIKTHDLDSGFNGEVFCQLQGKFPFKIVQDTKNTYMLVTDGVLDREQIPEYNITITVTDRGKPPLSSNRSVLLNIIDVNDNAPVFGQAFCLVHVAENNPPGASIAQVSASDPDLGPNGRVSYSIVASDLEPRALASYVSVSAQSGVVFAQRAFDHEQLRAFELTLQARDQGSPALSANVSLRVLVDDRNDNAPRVLYPALGPDGSALFDTVPRAAQPGYLVTKVVAVDADSGHNAWLSYHVLQASEPGLFSLGLRTGEVRTARALGDRDAARQRLLVAVRDGGRPPLSATATLLLVFADSLQEVLPDVSDRPAPSDPQAELQFYLVVALALISVLFLLAVILAVALRLGRSSSPAAWGCFQTNVCSKTESGVLPNFIEGTLPYSYNLCAASHSSKTEFKFLNIKPDNVPPQDLLCNEASWFESTSDEDPQMTSNSVSSQQQAPPNTDWRFSQAQRPGTSGSQNGDETGTWPNNQFDTEMLQAMILASASEAADGSSTLGGGAGTMGLSARYGPQFTLQHVPDYRQNVYIPGSNATLTNAAGKRDGKAPAGGNGNKKKSGKKEKK
- the LOC113255376 gene encoding protocadherin gamma-A6 isoform X9; translation: MAALQKRRRYNGRVVLFILLGTLWEAGARQIRYSIPEELDKGSFVGNIAENLGLEPRELAERGVRIVSRGRSQLFALNPRSGSLVTADRIDREELCAQTAPCLVSFNILIEDKLNLYPIEVEILDINDNTPRFFREELEVKIPENAVPSSRFPLMEVYDLDVGMNSLQGFKLSGNSHFSVDVRSEANRPKYPELVLERPLDREGEAVHHLVLTAVDGGDPIRSGTARILVIVLDANDNAPVFTQPVYRVSIPENLPVGTPVLTVNATDQDEGVHAEVTYSFLRVTEKMSKIFCLNISTGEISTSANLDYEDSSFYELDIEARDRPGLLDRAKVLITILDVNDNVPEVVVTSGSRSVAESTPPGTVIALFQVYDRDSGPNGLVTCSISRNMPFELEKSVDNYYQLVTNTVLDREQVSLYNITITATDKGIPPLSTETLIYLYVADINDNPPAFPQSSYSVHIPENNPRGASIFSVTAHDPDSHENAQVTYSLSEDSLQGASLSSYVSINSDTGILYALHSFDYEQFRDLQLRVTAHDSGDPPLSSNVSLSIYIVDQNDNTPEILYPTLPTDGSTGVELAPRSAEPGYLVTKVVAVDRDSGQNAWLSYHLLKASEPGLFAVGLHTGEVRTARALLDRDALKQSLVVAVQDHGQPPLSATVTLTVAVADSIPDVLADLGSIRTPGDPDDSDLTLYLVVAVAAVSCVFLAFVIVLLALRLRRWHASRLLQASGGGLVGVPASRFVGVDGVRAFLQTYSHEVSLTADSRESHVIFPQPNYADTLISQESCGKSEPLLIQEDSGFCKEEDSFVQQAPPNTDWRFSQAQRPGTSGSQNGDETGTWPNNQFDTEMLQAMILASASEAADGSSTLGGGAGTMGLSARYGPQFTLQHVPDYRQNVYIPGSNATLTNAAGKRDGKAPAGGNGNKKKSGKKEKK